One segment of Vibrio mimicus DNA contains the following:
- the motX gene encoding flagellar protein MotX has product MKLRTVAASLLLAWHSSYNPAYAADLGEPVPIYSEAELIKLIEENKHLERVKADNCQIVEDIVARATRISLPSYEFLYGDMLAWGVCVDQDVELGLYYMENAAHQGLPAALEQLGRYYSRGTLVQQDKERAIPYLREAAAMGNLNARIQLAELLLRDYGSPLDYEDAYRWLYNSVTADQRTHNRIALLRQGLERRMPENIIARAKRRETFW; this is encoded by the coding sequence ATGAAGCTACGAACGGTAGCCGCTTCCTTATTGCTTGCATGGCACTCCTCATATAATCCTGCTTATGCAGCGGATTTAGGAGAGCCAGTGCCTATCTATTCGGAAGCTGAGCTAATCAAACTGATTGAAGAAAATAAACATCTTGAGCGCGTAAAAGCCGATAATTGCCAGATTGTGGAAGACATTGTCGCGCGTGCAACGCGTATCAGTCTGCCCTCGTATGAATTCCTGTATGGTGACATGCTGGCGTGGGGCGTGTGTGTTGATCAGGATGTCGAGCTTGGTCTCTATTATATGGAGAATGCGGCGCACCAAGGACTACCAGCTGCACTTGAGCAGCTTGGGCGTTATTACTCACGTGGCACGTTAGTACAACAAGATAAAGAACGCGCAATCCCATATCTGCGTGAAGCTGCGGCTATGGGCAACTTGAATGCACGCATTCAGTTGGCTGAACTGTTACTGCGTGATTACGGTAGCCCGCTCGATTATGAAGATGCGTATCGTTGGTTATATAACTCGGTAACCGCTGATCAGCGTACTCACAACCGTATCGCACTTCTTCGTCAGGGCTTAGAACGCCGTATGCCGGAGAACATTATCGCGCGAGCAAAACGTAGAGAAACGTTCTGGTAA
- a CDS encoding DUF3413 domain-containing protein produces the protein MLLMIKKNIQWLFSHFILNAVLLSVLGLPYLKWMEVSAGNTTAYTYLLTTQFGWFGLFAFAITLSALVLVWLPSRLLHGAVFLVSWLVSILLLIDIEVYQQYRFHLSGFVWDLLLHGGEQVISVSWYTLVMASLIVMIVGLAQWLVMKLAQHIQSPRLIGAVCSLWLLALLSSQMIHAWKDATYDSEIPSYSYHWPLYYPLTAKRFFDQLDVVDAQAARRQQVDFHAPTSSALNYPLRPLRIEPPAQRPNILVIGIDAWRFDDANREVTPNIANFGQSTTRFTHHLSGGNSTQAGLFSLFYGLPATYWEEFQSSQTRPQLMQALADLNYQFAIYSSAPLNSPPFDRTIFSKIQQLRTVTPGETPPQRDERITEDFLSFLNQRDRQQPYFGFLFYDSAHAADFPSTMTPPFTPYWERVDHIKLNNSFDPEPYRNRYRNAVYYADSLIGKVLNELKARNELSNTIVIITSDHGEEFNDNQQNYWGHGSNYSMAQIHVPLYIYIPEKEGTVLTHKTTHLDVAPMLMQEVLGVQNPMNEFALGYPLWQASPQREWTIIGSYFNYALVSDKEMLVSYPSGRVEALSADLMPEKERQISSQQIMQALQEMRQFLR, from the coding sequence ATGTTATTGATGATAAAAAAGAATATACAGTGGCTTTTTAGTCACTTTATTTTGAACGCCGTTTTATTGAGTGTGTTAGGTCTGCCTTATCTGAAATGGATGGAGGTCAGCGCTGGCAACACGACGGCTTATACTTATCTTTTGACCACTCAGTTTGGCTGGTTTGGCTTATTCGCCTTTGCGATTACCCTCAGCGCACTCGTCTTGGTCTGGCTACCAAGTCGATTGTTGCATGGCGCTGTCTTTTTGGTGTCTTGGCTGGTCAGTATTTTGCTGTTGATCGATATTGAGGTGTACCAACAATACCGTTTCCATCTCAGTGGCTTTGTGTGGGATCTACTGCTGCATGGTGGAGAACAGGTCATCAGTGTGTCTTGGTACACCCTAGTGATGGCAAGCTTGATCGTGATGATTGTTGGTCTTGCACAATGGTTAGTGATGAAACTGGCACAGCATATCCAAAGTCCGCGCTTAATTGGCGCTGTCTGTAGCCTCTGGCTACTGGCTCTACTGAGCAGCCAAATGATTCATGCATGGAAAGACGCCACTTATGACAGCGAAATCCCAAGCTACAGTTACCACTGGCCGCTCTATTATCCTTTGACGGCTAAGCGCTTTTTCGATCAACTGGATGTTGTCGATGCGCAAGCGGCTCGCCGTCAGCAAGTGGATTTTCATGCCCCAACCAGTAGCGCTTTAAACTACCCTCTGCGCCCACTGCGCATTGAGCCACCCGCACAGCGCCCTAACATTTTGGTGATTGGCATTGATGCATGGCGTTTTGATGATGCCAATCGCGAAGTGACTCCAAACATTGCGAATTTTGGTCAAAGTACAACTCGCTTTACCCATCATTTAAGCGGTGGTAACTCAACTCAAGCTGGGCTATTTAGTCTGTTTTATGGTTTACCTGCTACTTATTGGGAAGAATTTCAAAGTAGTCAGACGCGCCCTCAATTGATGCAGGCACTCGCCGATCTCAATTATCAATTTGCGATTTACAGCTCGGCACCTTTAAACAGTCCGCCTTTTGATCGGACGATCTTTAGCAAAATCCAACAACTACGCACAGTGACACCGGGTGAAACACCACCGCAACGCGATGAACGGATTACCGAAGACTTTCTCAGCTTTCTCAATCAGCGGGATCGCCAGCAGCCTTACTTCGGGTTTCTGTTTTACGATTCAGCGCATGCGGCAGATTTTCCATCCACTATGACGCCGCCGTTTACTCCTTATTGGGAACGCGTCGATCACATCAAACTCAACAACAGTTTTGATCCTGAACCCTATCGTAACCGTTATCGCAACGCGGTCTATTACGCAGATTCATTGATCGGTAAAGTGCTCAATGAGCTGAAAGCCCGCAATGAGCTGAGCAATACGATCGTGATCATTACTTCTGACCATGGTGAGGAGTTTAATGACAATCAACAGAATTATTGGGGACATGGCAGTAACTACAGCATGGCGCAGATTCATGTGCCGCTGTATATCTATATTCCAGAGAAAGAAGGTACTGTGCTCACCCATAAAACCACGCACCTTGATGTGGCGCCTATGCTGATGCAAGAAGTGTTAGGGGTACAAAACCCGATGAATGAATTTGCGTTAGGGTATCCGCTTTGGCAAGCAAGTCCGCAGAGGGAATGGACGATTATCGGCAGCTACTTTAACTATGCTTTGGTAAGTGATAAGGAGATGTTGGTCAGTTACCCGAGTGGCCGAGTTGAAGCCTTAAGTGCGGATCTGATGCCTGAGAAGGAGCGACAAATTTCCAGTCAGCAGATTATGCAAGCACTGCAGGAGATGCGTCAGTTTTTGCGCTAA
- the rpsJ gene encoding 30S ribosomal protein S10: MQNQRIRIRLKAFDYKLIDASTAEIVETAKRTGAQVRGPIPLPTRKERFTVLISPHVNKDARDQYEIRTHKRLIDIVEPTDKTVDALMRLDLAAGVDVQISLG; this comes from the coding sequence ATGCAGAACCAACGTATCCGTATCCGCCTGAAAGCTTTCGATTACAAACTGATCGATGCTTCTACAGCGGAAATCGTTGAAACAGCTAAGCGCACTGGCGCACAGGTTCGTGGTCCAATCCCACTGCCAACTCGTAAAGAGCGTTTCACTGTTCTTATCTCTCCACACGTTAACAAAGATGCTCGTGATCAGTACGAAATCCGTACTCACAAACGTCTAATCGACATCGTTGAACCAACAGACAAAACTGTTGATGCTCTGATGCGTCTAGACCTTGCTGCGGGCGTTGACGTACAAATTAGCCTAGGTTAA
- the rplW gene encoding 50S ribosomal protein L23: MIREERLLKVLRAPHISEKATMSAEKANTIVFKVAKDATKKEIKAAVEKLFEVEVKSVNTLIIKGKTKRQGLRQGRRSDVKKAYVTLNEGQDLDFVGGAE; the protein is encoded by the coding sequence ATGATCCGTGAAGAGCGTCTACTAAAAGTTCTACGTGCTCCGCACATCTCTGAAAAAGCAACTATGTCTGCTGAGAAAGCGAACACTATCGTTTTCAAAGTAGCAAAAGATGCAACTAAGAAAGAGATCAAAGCAGCTGTAGAAAAGCTATTTGAAGTTGAAGTTAAGTCTGTAAATACCCTGATCATCAAGGGTAAGACCAAGCGTCAAGGTCTGCGCCAAGGCCGTCGTTCAGACGTGAAAAAAGCGTACGTGACTTTGAATGAAGGTCAAGATCTTGACTTCGTTGGCGGCGCGGAATAA
- a CDS encoding adenylosuccinate synthase produces the protein MGNNVVVLGTQWGDEGKGKIVDLLTEDAKYVVRYQGGHNAGHTLVIDGQKTVLHLIPSGILRNNVKCIIGNGVVLSPEALLKEMSGLEERGVPVLERLFISEACPLILPYHVALDQAREAARGKKAIGTTGRGIGPAYEDKVARRGLRVGDLFDMASFAEKLQEVMAFHNFQLEHFYKVEPVSYEAVLEQAKGYAELLTSMVIDVTNELDAARKRGDKIMFEGAQGTLLDIDHGTYPYVTSSNTTAGGVAAGSGFGPRHLGYILGIAKAYCTRVGAGPFPTELFDEVGEHLGVKGHEFGATTGRKRRCGWFDAVAMRRAIQINSVTGFCLTKLDVLDGLKEIKICTGYQMPDGSIAEVSPMAADAFENVTPIYETMPGWSETTFGAKTLAELPQTALDYIKRIEELTGVPVDIISTGPDRNETIIKVHPFSA, from the coding sequence ATGGGTAATAACGTAGTCGTTCTTGGCACCCAATGGGGTGACGAAGGTAAAGGTAAAATCGTAGACCTTTTAACTGAAGATGCAAAATACGTGGTTCGCTACCAAGGCGGACATAACGCAGGTCACACACTAGTAATCGACGGTCAAAAAACCGTTCTTCACTTAATTCCATCCGGTATTCTTCGCAATAACGTGAAATGTATCATCGGTAACGGTGTGGTACTTTCACCAGAAGCACTGCTTAAAGAAATGTCTGGTCTTGAAGAGCGTGGTGTTCCTGTTCTTGAGCGTCTTTTCATTTCTGAAGCTTGTCCACTGATCCTGCCATACCACGTTGCTCTTGACCAAGCGCGCGAAGCTGCTCGTGGCAAGAAAGCAATTGGTACGACTGGTCGTGGTATCGGTCCTGCATATGAAGACAAAGTGGCTCGTCGTGGTCTGCGTGTTGGCGACCTATTCGACATGGCTTCTTTTGCTGAAAAACTGCAAGAAGTGATGGCATTCCATAACTTCCAACTTGAGCACTTCTACAAAGTAGAACCAGTGAGCTACGAAGCGGTACTGGAACAAGCTAAAGGTTACGCAGAACTGCTGACTTCTATGGTTATTGACGTGACTAACGAACTGGATGCGGCGCGTAAGCGTGGCGATAAGATCATGTTCGAAGGCGCGCAAGGTACGCTACTGGATATCGACCACGGTACTTATCCATATGTAACCTCTTCAAACACGACTGCGGGTGGTGTTGCTGCGGGTTCTGGTTTCGGTCCTCGTCACCTAGGTTACATTCTCGGTATTGCGAAAGCGTACTGTACACGTGTTGGTGCCGGTCCATTCCCAACTGAACTGTTTGACGAAGTGGGCGAGCACTTAGGTGTTAAAGGCCATGAGTTTGGTGCAACCACGGGTCGTAAGCGTCGTTGTGGCTGGTTTGATGCAGTGGCGATGCGTCGTGCAATTCAAATCAACTCAGTAACTGGCTTCTGTCTGACGAAACTGGATGTTCTTGATGGTCTGAAAGAGATCAAGATCTGTACTGGTTACCAAATGCCAGATGGTTCAATTGCTGAAGTTTCACCAATGGCGGCTGACGCATTTGAAAACGTGACGCCAATTTACGAAACTATGCCAGGTTGGTCTGAAACGACTTTCGGTGCAAAAACTCTGGCTGAACTGCCACAAACAGCACTGGATTACATCAAGCGCATTGAAGAGCTGACTGGCGTTCCTGTAGACATCATTTCTACTGGTCCAGACCGCAACGAAACCATCATCAAAGTTCACCCATTCAGCGCGTGA
- the rnr gene encoding ribonuclease R: MSDTTHLDPFADREADNYDNPIPSREYILEFLTQANVPMNRNDLFEALKLEGEEQYEGLRRRLRAMERDGQLVFTRRQCYALPEKLEMVKGYVIGHKDGHGWVRPEGSLNKEGDILLPHHQMRTLIHGDYVLVQPSGTDKRGRKEGRLVRILEERNGQIVGRFFFEYGYSYVVPDDSRIHHDILIPNDLRAGARMGNVVVIEITDRGTRNRGMMGKVVEVLGENMAPGMETQIAIRTHQIPHEWPAEVEQQVAGLGEEVPEEAKQGRVDLRALPLVTIDGEDARDFDDAVYCEAKKGGGWRLWVAIADVSYYVRPDTALDKEAINRGNSVYFPSQVVPMLPEVLSNGLCSLNPQVDRLCMVCEMTVSETGKLSGYKHYEAVMNSHARLTYTKVHEILEGDEELRERYKELVPHLEELHRMYQVLKGARDERGAIEFETVETKFIFNAQRKIESIEPVIRNDAHKLIEECMILANIASASLVEKAKEAALYRVHEPPGEERLTGFRDFLGELGLDLSGGLEPSPTDYANLMKQIGERPDKELIQTMLLRSMKQAVYNADNAGHFGLALKRYAHFTSPIRRYPDLLLHRAIKYLIAKHEGRNQDRWTPTGGYHYSFDDMDFYGEQCSMTERRADDATREVADWLKCEYMQDHVGEELEGVVANVTSFGFFVRLTELHIDGLVHISTLANDYYHYDPIGQRLVGESFGAIYRLGDAVKVKVLAVNLDDRQIDFELVETSRKLRGQGKTAKKRAEEARAKAQGKKEAATKGGRGKAPVKSEAKPQVEATRYPDGEGRSKPKKTKAPKKRKDQARKKTSKARDKTK, encoded by the coding sequence ATGTCTGATACCACACATCTTGATCCTTTCGCTGATCGCGAAGCCGACAATTATGACAATCCAATTCCGAGTCGTGAGTACATTCTCGAATTTTTAACCCAAGCCAATGTTCCCATGAATCGCAACGATCTGTTCGAAGCCCTGAAACTCGAGGGTGAAGAGCAATATGAAGGGTTGCGTCGCCGCTTACGAGCAATGGAACGAGATGGCCAACTGGTGTTCACGCGCCGTCAATGCTATGCCTTACCAGAAAAACTGGAAATGGTGAAAGGCTATGTGATTGGCCACAAAGACGGCCACGGCTGGGTTCGTCCAGAAGGAAGCTTAAACAAAGAAGGCGATATTTTATTGCCCCACCACCAGATGCGTACGCTAATCCATGGCGATTATGTATTAGTGCAACCAAGCGGTACTGATAAACGTGGCCGCAAAGAGGGGCGTCTGGTACGCATTTTAGAAGAGCGCAATGGTCAAATTGTTGGGCGTTTCTTCTTTGAATATGGTTATTCCTACGTGGTGCCGGATGACTCACGTATTCACCATGACATTTTGATCCCGAATGACTTACGTGCCGGAGCACGCATGGGCAATGTGGTGGTGATTGAAATTACTGATCGTGGCACGCGCAATCGCGGCATGATGGGTAAAGTGGTTGAAGTTCTTGGCGAAAATATGGCGCCGGGTATGGAAACACAAATTGCGATTCGCACTCACCAAATTCCTCATGAATGGCCAGCTGAAGTTGAACAGCAAGTCGCAGGGCTAGGCGAAGAAGTGCCTGAAGAAGCCAAGCAAGGTCGTGTCGATTTGCGTGCTTTGCCATTGGTGACGATTGATGGTGAGGATGCCCGCGACTTCGATGATGCGGTGTATTGTGAAGCGAAGAAAGGGGGCGGCTGGCGTTTATGGGTGGCGATTGCCGATGTGAGTTATTACGTACGACCTGATACGGCTCTGGATAAAGAGGCGATCAATCGCGGTAACTCGGTTTACTTCCCATCGCAAGTTGTCCCAATGTTGCCTGAAGTGCTGTCGAACGGCCTCTGTTCACTCAACCCACAAGTGGATCGCTTGTGTATGGTGTGTGAAATGACGGTATCGGAAACGGGTAAACTTTCTGGCTACAAGCATTATGAAGCGGTGATGAACTCACACGCTCGTCTGACTTACACCAAAGTGCACGAAATCCTCGAAGGGGATGAAGAGCTGCGTGAGCGCTATAAAGAGCTGGTTCCGCATCTTGAAGAGCTGCATAGAATGTATCAAGTGCTCAAAGGCGCGCGTGATGAGCGTGGCGCGATTGAGTTTGAAACCGTCGAAACCAAATTCATCTTCAATGCTCAACGTAAAATTGAAAGCATTGAGCCGGTGATCCGTAACGATGCTCACAAGCTGATTGAAGAGTGTATGATCCTCGCCAACATCGCCTCTGCCTCTTTGGTGGAGAAAGCGAAAGAAGCGGCGTTGTACCGTGTCCATGAGCCACCAGGTGAAGAACGTTTAACGGGCTTCCGTGATTTCCTCGGTGAGTTGGGATTGGATCTCTCTGGTGGTCTTGAGCCATCACCGACCGATTACGCGAATCTGATGAAACAAATCGGCGAGCGTCCGGACAAAGAACTGATCCAAACCATGCTGCTGCGCTCCATGAAGCAAGCGGTGTATAACGCGGATAACGCGGGTCACTTTGGCTTGGCGTTGAAACGTTACGCGCACTTTACTTCGCCAATCCGTCGTTATCCGGATTTGCTGCTACATCGTGCGATCAAATACTTGATTGCTAAGCATGAAGGACGTAACCAAGACCGTTGGACACCCACAGGTGGTTATCACTATTCCTTCGATGATATGGATTTCTACGGCGAGCAGTGTTCCATGACCGAGCGCCGAGCGGATGATGCGACGCGCGAAGTGGCTGATTGGCTCAAATGTGAGTACATGCAAGACCATGTGGGTGAAGAGCTTGAAGGTGTGGTGGCAAACGTTACCAGTTTCGGCTTCTTCGTGCGTCTAACTGAGCTGCATATAGATGGCTTGGTGCATATTTCGACTTTGGCTAACGATTATTACCACTACGATCCGATCGGGCAGCGTCTGGTTGGTGAAAGCTTTGGCGCCATCTACCGCCTTGGTGATGCAGTGAAAGTAAAAGTGTTGGCGGTAAACCTTGATGATCGACAAATTGACTTTGAATTGGTCGAAACAAGTCGTAAGCTACGCGGCCAAGGTAAAACGGCGAAGAAACGAGCCGAAGAAGCCAGAGCCAAAGCGCAAGGTAAAAAAGAGGCTGCAACCAAAGGCGGCCGTGGCAAAGCGCCAGTGAAGTCAGAGGCGAAACCTCAGGTAGAAGCGACACGCTACCCAGATGGCGAAGGTCGGAGTAAACCGAAAAAGACTAAAGCGCCGAAAAAGCGCAAAGACCAAGCTCGTAAGAAAACCAGTAAAGCACGAGATAAAACCAAATAG
- the rplC gene encoding 50S ribosomal protein L3, which translates to MIGLIGRKVGMTRVFTEDGVSIPVTVVEVEANRVSQVKTLETDGYAAIQVTAGSKKANRVTKPEAGHFAKAGVEAGRGLWEFRLENGEEFAVGSELTVELFNEVKKVDVTGTSKGKGFQGAVKRWNFRTQDMTHGNSLSHRAPGSIGQCQTPGRVFKGKKMAGHMGAERVTTQNLEIVRVDAERNLLLIKGAVPGATGGNVIVKPAVKA; encoded by the coding sequence ATGATTGGTCTAATCGGTCGTAAAGTGGGCATGACCCGCGTATTTACTGAAGACGGCGTTTCTATCCCAGTAACTGTTGTTGAAGTTGAAGCAAACCGTGTTTCTCAAGTGAAAACTCTTGAAACTGACGGCTACGCTGCAATCCAAGTAACTGCTGGTTCTAAGAAAGCTAACCGTGTTACTAAGCCAGAAGCTGGTCACTTTGCGAAAGCGGGTGTAGAAGCTGGTCGCGGTCTTTGGGAATTCCGTTTGGAAAACGGTGAAGAGTTTGCAGTAGGTTCTGAACTGACTGTTGAACTGTTCAACGAAGTAAAAAAAGTAGACGTTACTGGTACATCTAAGGGTAAAGGTTTCCAAGGCGCTGTTAAGCGTTGGAACTTCCGTACTCAAGATATGACTCACGGTAACTCATTGTCTCACCGTGCACCGGGTTCAATTGGCCAATGTCAAACTCCAGGTCGCGTGTTCAAAGGCAAAAAAATGGCAGGTCACATGGGTGCTGAGCGTGTAACGACTCAAAACCTAGAGATCGTACGTGTTGACGCTGAGCGCAATCTGCTTCTGATTAAAGGTGCAGTCCCAGGCGCAACTGGCGGTAACGTGATCGTCAAACCAGCTGTTAAAGCGTAA
- a CDS encoding isoaspartyl peptidase/L-asparaginase family protein gives MSQPFAIAIHGGAGTILREQMSESLRADILNTLEQAVRAGHQLLTQGMDALDAVVAAVTVLEDSPLFNAGKGSVLTHNEMVEMDASVMHGAAREAGAIAGVRHIKNPIQLARDVLRHSEHVFLIGEGAEQFAFQQGHVYTEQDYFFTERRYEQLQNMKQQDRFALSEATYQSGSAEQEPQSEYPDDKKFGTVGAVALDQQGNLAAATSTGGITNKRFGRVGDSPLIGAGTIAENGNVAISCTGMGEYFIRYAVAGDVAARMRYLKEDVHTACETVVQGELKTVGGEGGLIAIDGGGDIHFAMNSSGMYRACIDRHGQFSVKIYADE, from the coding sequence ATGTCACAGCCTTTTGCGATTGCCATCCATGGTGGTGCAGGTACGATTTTGCGCGAGCAGATGAGTGAATCACTGCGTGCGGACATTCTTAACACCTTAGAACAGGCCGTTCGAGCCGGACATCAATTGTTAACACAAGGTATGGATGCTCTGGATGCAGTCGTTGCTGCGGTGACGGTATTGGAAGACTCTCCGCTGTTTAATGCTGGCAAAGGATCGGTACTGACGCACAATGAAATGGTGGAGATGGATGCCTCAGTCATGCATGGTGCAGCGCGTGAAGCGGGCGCGATTGCGGGCGTGCGCCACATCAAAAATCCCATTCAACTTGCGCGCGATGTGCTGCGCCATAGTGAGCATGTATTTTTGATCGGTGAAGGGGCTGAGCAGTTTGCCTTCCAGCAAGGTCATGTTTATACCGAACAGGATTATTTCTTTACTGAGCGCCGTTATGAACAGCTGCAAAATATGAAGCAGCAAGATCGCTTCGCACTTTCAGAAGCTACCTACCAATCTGGATCTGCGGAACAAGAGCCGCAAAGTGAATATCCCGATGATAAGAAATTTGGCACGGTAGGCGCGGTGGCGCTGGATCAACAGGGTAATTTAGCGGCGGCGACCAGTACGGGGGGGATCACCAACAAGCGTTTTGGTCGGGTGGGAGATTCTCCACTGATCGGCGCAGGAACAATAGCAGAAAACGGGAATGTTGCGATTTCATGCACCGGAATGGGGGAGTATTTCATTCGTTATGCGGTGGCTGGGGATGTTGCTGCGCGAATGCGTTATCTCAAAGAAGATGTACACACAGCTTGTGAAACTGTGGTGCAAGGTGAATTAAAAACTGTGGGTGGCGAAGGTGGTTTAATTGCTATCGATGGTGGGGGTGATATTCACTTTGCGATGAACAGTTCTGGGATGTACCGCGCCTGTATTGATCGCCATGGGCAATTCAGCGTGAAAATTTACGCTGACGAATAA
- the rplB gene encoding 50S ribosomal protein L2, protein MAIVKCKPTSAGRRHVVKVVNADLHKGKPYAPLLEKNSKNGGRNNNGRITVRHIGGGHKQHYRLVDFKRTKDGIPAKVERLEYDPNRSANIALVLYADGERRYIIAPKGLRAGDVIQSGPDAPIKAGNAMPMRNIPVGSTIHNVELTPGKGAQLARSAGAYAQLVARDGAYVTIRLRSGEMRKVLSEGRATIGEVGNAEHMLRELGKAGAARWRGVRPTVRGVVMNPVDHPHGGGEGRTSGGRHPVSPWGVPTKGYKTRSNKRTDKYIVRRRNK, encoded by the coding sequence ATGGCTATTGTTAAATGTAAGCCGACTTCGGCTGGTCGTCGTCACGTTGTTAAAGTTGTTAACGCTGACCTGCACAAGGGTAAGCCATACGCCCCTCTTCTAGAGAAAAACTCTAAGAACGGTGGTCGTAACAACAACGGTCGTATCACAGTACGTCACATCGGTGGTGGCCACAAGCAACACTACCGTTTGGTTGACTTCAAACGTACTAAAGACGGTATCCCAGCGAAAGTTGAGCGTCTAGAATACGATCCAAACCGTAGCGCAAACATCGCTCTAGTTCTGTACGCAGACGGTGAGCGTCGTTACATCATTGCACCTAAAGGTCTGCGTGCTGGTGACGTTATCCAATCTGGCCCTGATGCGCCGATTAAAGCGGGTAACGCAATGCCGATGCGCAACATCCCAGTTGGTTCAACTATCCACAACGTTGAATTGACTCCAGGAAAAGGTGCACAGCTGGCTCGTTCTGCTGGTGCGTACGCGCAACTAGTAGCTCGTGACGGTGCTTATGTAACTATCCGTCTACGTTCTGGTGAAATGCGTAAAGTGCTGTCTGAAGGCCGTGCAACTATCGGTGAAGTAGGCAACGCTGAGCACATGCTGCGTGAACTAGGTAAAGCTGGTGCAGCGCGCTGGCGTGGTGTTCGTCCAACCGTTCGCGGTGTGGTAATGAACCCGGTTGATCACCCACACGGTGGTGGTGAAGGCCGTACTTCTGGTGGTCGTCACCCAGTATCTCCTTGGGGCGTTCCAACCAAAGGCTACAAGACACGTAGTAACAAACGCACTGACAAGTACATCGTACGTCGTCGTAATAAGTAA
- the rplD gene encoding 50S ribosomal protein L4 has protein sequence MELMVKGANALTVSETTFGREFNEALVHQVVVAYAAGARQGTRAQKTRSEVSGGGAKPWRQKGTGRARAGTIRSPIWRTGGVTFAAKPQDHSQKVNKKMYRGAMKSILSELVRQERLIVVENFSVEAPKTKALVAKLKELELNDVLIVTGEVDENLFLAARNLYKVDVRDVTGIDPVSLIAFDKVLMTAAAVKQVEEMLA, from the coding sequence ATGGAATTGATGGTTAAAGGTGCTAACGCACTAACTGTTTCCGAAACTACTTTCGGACGTGAGTTCAACGAAGCTCTTGTACACCAAGTAGTTGTTGCTTATGCAGCAGGTGCTCGTCAAGGTACTCGTGCTCAAAAGACACGTTCAGAAGTTTCTGGCGGTGGCGCTAAGCCATGGCGTCAAAAAGGTACTGGCCGTGCACGTGCTGGTACAATCCGTAGCCCAATCTGGCGTACAGGTGGTGTTACTTTTGCTGCGAAACCACAAGATCACAGCCAAAAAGTAAACAAGAAAATGTACCGTGGTGCTATGAAGAGCATTCTGTCTGAGCTAGTTCGTCAAGAGCGTCTAATCGTTGTTGAAAACTTCTCAGTTGAAGCTCCAAAGACCAAAGCTCTGGTAGCTAAGCTAAAAGAACTTGAGCTGAACGATGTTCTCATCGTTACTGGCGAAGTAGACGAGAATCTGTTCTTAGCTGCTCGTAACCTGTACAAAGTTGACGTGCGTGACGTAACTGGTATCGACCCAGTAAGCCTGATCGCATTTGACAAGGTTCTTATGACTGCTGCTGCAGTTAAGCAAGTTGAGGAGATGCTGGCATGA
- the rlmB gene encoding 23S rRNA (guanosine(2251)-2'-O)-methyltransferase RlmB — translation MSNELIYGIHAVNAVLQRDPARFVEAYVLKGRQDDRLLPVLNELMRLGVSIQEMSRKALDDKAEGANHQGLIARVKPARQLNENDLDDILAQHEQPLLLVLDGVTDPHNLGACLRNADAAGVAAVIVPKDKSAPMTATVSKVACGAAETVPLVRVTNLARTMRALQEKGVWFVGTAGEATHDIYQSKLTGPLAIVMGAEGDGMRRLTRETCDGLIKIPMAGSVSSLNVSVACGICLFEAVRQRMAN, via the coding sequence ATGAGTAACGAATTGATTTATGGCATCCACGCAGTGAACGCGGTGTTACAACGCGATCCCGCGCGTTTTGTCGAAGCGTATGTGCTAAAAGGTCGTCAGGATGATCGCCTGCTACCTGTGCTCAATGAATTGATGCGTCTTGGCGTTTCAATTCAAGAGATGAGCCGCAAAGCGCTCGATGACAAAGCGGAAGGCGCAAACCATCAAGGACTGATTGCCCGTGTTAAACCCGCTCGTCAACTCAATGAAAATGATCTTGACGATATCCTCGCTCAGCATGAACAACCACTGTTGTTGGTGTTGGACGGAGTGACTGATCCACACAACTTAGGTGCTTGCCTGCGTAATGCCGATGCAGCAGGGGTAGCAGCAGTGATTGTACCGAAAGATAAATCGGCACCGATGACCGCAACCGTAAGTAAAGTGGCGTGTGGCGCGGCCGAAACCGTACCGCTCGTGCGCGTCACCAACTTAGCGCGCACGATGCGTGCGTTGCAAGAAAAGGGTGTCTGGTTTGTTGGTACCGCCGGAGAAGCGACTCATGATATCTACCAAAGCAAACTGACCGGGCCACTGGCTATCGTGATGGGCGCAGAAGGAGATGGTATGCGTCGTCTAACCCGCGAGACGTGTGATGGCCTGATTAAGATCCCTATGGCCGGGAGTGTATCCAGCCTCAACGTTTCAGTGGCTTGTGGTATCTGCTTGTTTGAAGCTGTGCGTCAGCGTATGGCTAATTAA